The Mycolicibacterium smegmatis genome has a window encoding:
- a CDS encoding ABC transporter ATP-binding protein/permease, with translation MNDLEPFSPSIDWSDELVHSLWWLAQAWTIAALCTLAVLVLLARYTTWGRQFWTVTGAYFTGRRSVRVWFVLGAMLLSVIVGVRLSVLFSYQSNDLYSAAQIAVQGYATGDDVVKDSGVRGFWISLLTFSLLAAILVTRVLVDLFMTQRFMLAWRTWLTDRLTGDWLDGRAYYRSRFIDQTIDNPDQRIQSDIDIFTALSGPQPNTPHQTSNGTLPFGAISSIVSVVSFTSILWNLSGELDVFGVQIPRAMFWSVFVYVAFATVIAFWLGRPLIRLSFNNEKFNAAFRYALVRLRDAAESVALYRGEKAERRQLRAFFAPVVDNYKRFVNRTIVFTGWNLSMNHIIIPLPWLLQAPRLFAGQIQLGAVTQSVTAFGAIQDALSFFRNSYDTFAGYRASIMRLHGLVTADEQGRALPMVHVENARTAVVELDDVEVRNPAGEELVTGLSLRLHPGAAMIITGKSGTGKTTLLRSLAQLWPYASGTMRCPRGRNETLFLSQLPYVPLGDLRTVVSYPHEPGDLPDGALRDALLAVALPRHADRLSEVNDWAKVLSPGEQQRIAFARVLLTRPKVVFLDEATSALDEPLEFMIYGLVRRELPDTVFVSVTHRTTVNRHHEQRLELLGGGRWRLGPVDEAAPVPV, from the coding sequence GTGAACGATCTCGAGCCGTTCTCGCCCTCGATCGACTGGAGCGACGAACTGGTGCACTCACTGTGGTGGCTGGCGCAGGCCTGGACCATCGCGGCGCTGTGCACGCTGGCGGTATTGGTGCTGCTCGCGCGGTACACGACATGGGGCAGGCAGTTCTGGACCGTCACGGGTGCCTACTTCACCGGGCGGCGCAGCGTGCGGGTGTGGTTCGTGCTCGGCGCGATGCTGCTGTCGGTCATCGTCGGCGTACGCCTGTCGGTGCTGTTCAGCTACCAGAGCAACGACCTGTACTCGGCCGCACAGATCGCCGTGCAGGGCTACGCGACCGGCGACGACGTGGTGAAGGACTCCGGCGTGCGGGGCTTCTGGATCTCACTGCTGACGTTCTCGCTGCTCGCGGCGATTCTGGTGACCCGTGTGCTCGTCGACCTGTTCATGACGCAGCGGTTCATGCTGGCCTGGCGGACCTGGCTCACCGACCGGCTCACGGGCGACTGGCTCGACGGCCGCGCGTACTACCGCAGCCGGTTCATCGACCAGACCATCGACAACCCGGACCAGCGCATCCAGTCCGACATCGACATCTTCACCGCGCTGTCGGGCCCACAGCCCAACACCCCGCACCAGACCAGCAACGGCACGCTGCCGTTCGGGGCCATCTCGTCGATCGTGTCGGTGGTGTCGTTCACGTCGATCCTGTGGAACCTGTCGGGTGAGCTGGACGTGTTCGGTGTGCAAATCCCGCGCGCGATGTTCTGGTCGGTGTTCGTCTACGTCGCGTTCGCGACCGTGATCGCGTTCTGGCTCGGCAGGCCGCTGATCCGGCTGTCGTTCAACAACGAAAAATTCAACGCCGCGTTCCGCTATGCCCTGGTACGCCTGCGGGACGCCGCCGAATCGGTCGCGCTGTACCGCGGCGAGAAGGCCGAGCGACGGCAACTGCGGGCGTTCTTCGCGCCCGTGGTCGACAACTACAAGCGCTTCGTCAACCGCACCATCGTGTTCACCGGCTGGAACCTGTCGATGAACCACATCATCATCCCGTTGCCGTGGCTGCTGCAGGCGCCGCGGCTGTTCGCCGGCCAGATCCAACTGGGCGCGGTCACACAGTCGGTGACCGCGTTCGGCGCGATCCAGGACGCGTTGTCGTTCTTCCGCAACTCCTACGACACGTTCGCGGGCTACCGCGCGTCGATCATGCGTCTGCACGGGCTGGTCACCGCCGACGAGCAGGGCCGCGCGCTGCCGATGGTCCACGTCGAGAACGCCCGGACAGCCGTCGTCGAACTCGACGACGTCGAGGTGCGCAACCCGGCCGGCGAGGAACTGGTGACCGGCCTGAGCCTGCGGTTGCATCCGGGCGCGGCGATGATCATCACCGGCAAGTCGGGTACCGGGAAGACCACCCTGCTGCGCAGTTTGGCGCAGTTGTGGCCCTACGCCTCAGGCACCATGCGCTGCCCGCGGGGCCGCAACGAGACGCTGTTCCTGTCGCAGCTGCCCTATGTCCCGCTCGGGGATCTGCGCACCGTGGTGTCCTATCCGCACGAGCCCGGCGACCTTCCCGACGGCGCGCTGCGCGACGCGCTGCTGGCGGTCGCGCTACCCCGCCACGCCGACCGACTCTCGGAGGTCAACGACTGGGCCAAGGTGCTCTCCCCCGGCGAGCAGCAGCGCATCGCGTTCGCCAGGGTGTTGCTCACCAGACCCAAGGTTGTGTTCCTCGACGAGGCCACCTCGGCATTGGACGAACCTTTGGAGTTCATGATCTACGGCCTGGTGCGGCGCGAACTGCCCGACACGGTGTTCGTCAGCGTCACCCACCGCACCACGGTGAACCGCCACCACGAGCAGCGCCTCGAACTCCTCGGCGGCGGGCGGTGGCGCCTGGGCCCCGTCGACGAGGCCGCGCCGGTTCCCGTGTGA
- a CDS encoding acetamidase/formamidase family protein, giving the protein MDHITFVPTVDQMNYTFGGADPVMRIKPGTVLTLWTEDAYGGRITSVDSVAGTALDTEDLNPQTGPFFIEGAEPGDTLAVHLVDLTPARTWGASTLIPFFGGLTSIPVSPTLQEPLPERTWIYEYDPATHTVGFAARGSDFEVALPANPMLGTVGVAPARREVRTSLVPDAFGGNMDTPEMTAGATCYLRVNVEGALFSLGDGHYRQGEGEACGTAVEGAMNVTAIVELIKGGGPAWPRLETDTHLMAIGSGRPLEEAWRASQVEMITWLGELYGLDKYDAYQLLTQIALNPIANVVDANYSTLTKIDKRLLPPAPAYGGIHAELRSAGRALGTISY; this is encoded by the coding sequence ATGGACCACATCACCTTCGTGCCCACCGTCGATCAGATGAACTACACCTTCGGCGGGGCCGACCCCGTCATGCGGATCAAGCCGGGCACGGTGCTGACGTTGTGGACCGAGGACGCCTACGGCGGACGCATCACCAGCGTGGACTCGGTGGCCGGCACGGCACTCGACACCGAGGACCTCAACCCGCAGACGGGTCCGTTCTTCATCGAGGGCGCTGAGCCCGGTGACACCCTGGCGGTGCACCTGGTCGACCTCACCCCGGCCCGCACCTGGGGCGCGTCCACGCTGATCCCGTTCTTCGGCGGGCTCACCAGCATCCCGGTGAGCCCCACGCTGCAGGAACCGCTGCCCGAGCGCACCTGGATCTACGAGTACGACCCGGCCACCCACACCGTCGGGTTCGCCGCGCGCGGCAGCGATTTCGAGGTGGCGCTGCCCGCCAACCCCATGCTCGGCACGGTCGGGGTGGCCCCGGCGCGCCGCGAGGTGCGCACGTCGCTGGTGCCCGACGCGTTCGGCGGCAACATGGACACTCCGGAGATGACCGCGGGCGCCACGTGTTATCTGCGGGTCAACGTCGAGGGCGCGCTGTTCTCCCTGGGCGACGGACACTACCGCCAGGGCGAGGGCGAGGCGTGCGGCACCGCGGTCGAGGGCGCCATGAACGTCACCGCGATCGTCGAACTCATCAAGGGCGGCGGCCCGGCCTGGCCGCGGCTGGAGACCGACACGCACCTGATGGCCATCGGCTCGGGCCGCCCGCTGGAGGAGGCGTGGCGCGCGAGCCAGGTCGAGATGATCACGTGGCTCGGTGAGCTGTACGGACTGGACAAATACGACGCCTATCAGCTGCTCACGCAGATCGCGCTGAACCCGATCGCCAATGTCGTCGACGCGAACTACAGCACGCTGACCAAGATCGACAAGCGCCTGCTGCCCCCGGCCCCGGCCTACGGCGGCATCCACGCCGAACTGCGCAGCGCAGGACGGGCACTCGGCACCATCTCCTACTGA
- a CDS encoding SDR family NAD(P)-dependent oxidoreductase encodes MDLGLTGKRFVVTGGTRGIGRAVVEGLLAEGAAVAFCARTPEAVTATQQELAADGVTVVGTPVDVGDGAAVADWVAQSAETLGGLDGVVANVSALAIPESPENWRTSFEVDMMGTVGLVDAALPHLLKSDAGSIVTISSVSGREIDFAAGPYGTFKAAIIHYTQGLAYQLAAKGVRANSVSPGNTYFEGGVWPTIEKDDPELFASALALNPTGRMGTPREVANAVVFLSSPVASFITGTNLVVDGALTRGVQF; translated from the coding sequence ATGGATCTTGGACTGACCGGTAAACGCTTCGTGGTCACGGGCGGCACGCGCGGTATCGGACGCGCGGTCGTCGAGGGACTGCTTGCCGAGGGCGCCGCGGTCGCGTTCTGTGCCCGCACTCCCGAGGCGGTCACCGCGACGCAGCAGGAACTCGCCGCCGACGGCGTCACCGTCGTCGGCACCCCGGTCGACGTCGGTGACGGCGCCGCGGTCGCCGACTGGGTCGCGCAGAGCGCCGAGACGCTCGGCGGCCTCGACGGCGTGGTGGCCAACGTGAGTGCGCTGGCCATCCCCGAGAGCCCCGAGAACTGGCGCACCAGTTTCGAGGTGGACATGATGGGCACCGTCGGGCTGGTCGACGCGGCCCTGCCGCACCTTCTGAAAAGTGACGCGGGATCCATCGTGACGATCTCGAGCGTGTCGGGCCGCGAGATCGACTTCGCGGCCGGGCCGTACGGCACGTTCAAGGCCGCGATCATCCACTACACCCAGGGCCTGGCGTACCAGCTCGCGGCGAAGGGCGTCCGCGCCAACTCGGTCAGCCCGGGCAACACCTACTTCGAGGGCGGCGTGTGGCCCACCATCGAGAAGGACGACCCCGAGTTGTTTGCTTCTGCCCTCGCGCTCAACCCCACCGGGCGGATGGGGACGCCACGTGAGGTTGCCAACGCCGTCGTGTTCCTCAGCAGCCCGGTCGCGAGCTTCATCACCGGAACGAACCTGGTGGTCGACGGTGCACTGACCCGGGGCGTGCAGTTCTGA
- a CDS encoding RND family transporter has protein sequence MAVSTDRPAARESEHTGIARWIRRLAIPIILGWIALLGVLGATVPSLEEVGQMRSVSMSPDYAPSVIAMKRVGEVFEEFKSDSSAMIVLEGDEPLGDDAHIFYNDMVDRLEADTLHVEHVQDFWGDPLTEAGAQSNDGRAAYVQVFLAGNMGEALANESVQAVQELVEGLQPPPGVKVYVTGGSALANDQQISGDRSVRIIEAVTFLVIITMLLLVYRSIVTVLITLFLVVICLQSARGVVAFLGYHELIGLSTFATQLLVTLAIAASTDYAIFLIGRYQEARTLGESKEQAYYTMFRGTAHVVLGSGMTIAGATLCLHFTRLPYFQTLGIPMAVGMTIAVVAALTLGPAVITVMTRFGKILEPKRAMRIRGWRRLGAFVVRWPGAVLMATVLLSLVGLLALPGYRTNYNDRNYLPDDLPAQEGFAAAERHFSPAKMNPELLLIETDHDIRNSADFLVIDKIAKAVFRVPGIGSVQAITRPQGEPLEFSTIPAQMSMGGTLQTMNRKYMLDRADDMLLQADEMQRTIELMGRTIELMEEMAATTHSMVGKTHLMVEDVKELRDNISNFDDFLRPLRNYLYWEPHCYDIPMCHSMRSIFDALDGMDTMTEAMEELLPDMDRLDALMPRMVALMPPQIETMRKMRTMMLTMHQTQKGLQEQMGAMQEGQTAMGEAFNTAKNDDTFYLPPEIFNNADFKRGMDSFISPDGKAVRFIISHEGDPLTPEGIKLIDQIKLAAKEAMKNTPWEGSKIYVGGTAAAFKDMQEGNNYDLIIAGISALCLIFIIMLLITRSVVAAAVIVGTVLVSLGASFGLSILVWQHILGIDLHFMVMAMAVIVLLAVGADYNLLLVARLKEELPAGINTGIIRAMGGSGSVVTAAGLVFAFTMMSMLVSEMTVVAQVGTTIGMGLLFDTLVIRSFMTPSIAALLGRWFWWPQVVRARPARGVVARALERDKAATH, from the coding sequence ATGGCCGTATCGACCGACCGTCCCGCCGCGCGCGAAAGCGAGCACACCGGGATCGCTCGATGGATCCGTCGACTCGCCATCCCGATCATCCTCGGCTGGATCGCGTTGCTCGGTGTCCTGGGCGCGACCGTGCCGTCGCTGGAAGAAGTCGGCCAGATGCGGTCGGTGTCGATGAGCCCGGACTACGCGCCGTCGGTGATCGCGATGAAGCGTGTCGGCGAGGTCTTCGAGGAGTTCAAGTCCGACAGCTCGGCCATGATCGTGCTGGAGGGCGACGAGCCGCTCGGCGACGACGCGCACATCTTCTACAACGACATGGTCGACCGGCTCGAGGCCGACACCTTGCACGTGGAGCACGTCCAGGACTTCTGGGGTGACCCGCTGACCGAGGCCGGCGCGCAGAGCAACGACGGCAGGGCTGCGTACGTCCAGGTGTTCCTCGCGGGCAACATGGGTGAGGCGCTGGCCAACGAGTCGGTGCAGGCCGTGCAGGAGCTGGTCGAGGGACTCCAGCCGCCGCCCGGGGTAAAGGTGTACGTCACGGGCGGTTCGGCGCTGGCCAACGATCAGCAGATCTCCGGTGACCGCAGCGTGCGCATCATCGAGGCGGTGACCTTCCTGGTCATCATCACGATGCTGCTCCTCGTGTACCGCTCGATCGTCACGGTGCTCATCACGCTGTTCCTGGTGGTGATCTGCCTGCAGTCGGCGCGCGGCGTCGTGGCGTTCCTCGGCTATCACGAGCTCATCGGCCTCTCGACGTTCGCCACGCAGCTTCTCGTGACGCTGGCCATCGCGGCGTCGACCGACTACGCGATCTTCCTCATCGGCCGCTACCAGGAGGCCCGCACCCTCGGCGAGTCCAAGGAACAGGCCTACTACACGATGTTCCGCGGCACCGCCCACGTGGTGCTGGGGTCGGGCATGACCATCGCGGGCGCCACGCTGTGCCTGCACTTCACGCGGCTACCCTACTTCCAGACCCTGGGCATCCCGATGGCCGTCGGCATGACGATCGCGGTGGTGGCGGCGCTGACGCTCGGGCCCGCGGTGATCACCGTGATGACGCGCTTCGGCAAGATCCTCGAACCCAAACGCGCGATGCGGATCCGGGGCTGGCGACGACTGGGCGCGTTCGTGGTGCGCTGGCCGGGTGCGGTGCTGATGGCCACCGTCCTGCTGTCGCTGGTGGGGTTGCTGGCCCTGCCCGGCTACCGGACCAACTACAACGACCGCAACTACCTGCCGGACGACCTGCCCGCGCAGGAAGGGTTCGCCGCGGCCGAGCGTCACTTCTCGCCGGCCAAGATGAACCCCGAACTGCTGCTCATCGAGACCGATCACGACATCCGCAACTCGGCCGACTTCCTCGTCATCGACAAGATCGCCAAGGCCGTGTTCCGCGTCCCCGGCATCGGCAGCGTCCAGGCCATCACGCGCCCGCAGGGTGAACCGCTGGAGTTCAGCACCATCCCGGCGCAGATGAGCATGGGCGGGACGCTGCAGACCATGAACCGCAAGTACATGCTCGACCGTGCCGACGACATGCTGCTGCAGGCCGACGAGATGCAGCGGACCATCGAACTGATGGGCCGCACGATCGAGCTCATGGAGGAGATGGCCGCGACCACCCACAGCATGGTGGGCAAGACGCACCTGATGGTCGAGGACGTCAAGGAACTGCGGGACAACATCTCGAACTTCGACGACTTCCTGCGTCCGCTGCGCAACTACCTGTACTGGGAACCGCACTGCTACGACATCCCGATGTGCCATTCGATGCGCTCGATCTTCGACGCGCTCGACGGCATGGACACCATGACCGAGGCCATGGAGGAACTGCTGCCTGACATGGACCGTCTCGACGCGCTCATGCCGCGGATGGTGGCGCTGATGCCGCCGCAGATCGAGACGATGCGCAAGATGCGCACCATGATGCTCACCATGCATCAGACCCAGAAGGGTCTGCAGGAGCAGATGGGCGCCATGCAGGAGGGCCAGACCGCCATGGGCGAGGCCTTCAACACCGCCAAGAACGACGACACGTTCTATCTGCCGCCGGAGATCTTCAACAACGCCGACTTCAAACGCGGCATGGACAGCTTCATCTCCCCCGACGGAAAAGCCGTGCGGTTCATCATCTCCCACGAGGGTGATCCGCTGACTCCCGAGGGCATCAAACTGATCGACCAGATCAAGCTGGCCGCCAAAGAGGCCATGAAGAACACTCCGTGGGAGGGTTCGAAGATCTACGTCGGCGGCACCGCCGCGGCCTTCAAGGACATGCAGGAAGGCAACAACTACGACCTGATCATCGCGGGCATCTCGGCGCTGTGCCTGATCTTCATCATCATGCTGCTGATCACGCGCAGCGTGGTCGCCGCGGCCGTCATCGTCGGCACGGTGCTGGTCTCGCTGGGCGCGTCGTTCGGGTTGTCGATTCTGGTGTGGCAGCACATCCTGGGCATCGACCTGCACTTCATGGTGATGGCGATGGCCGTCATCGTGCTGCTGGCCGTCGGCGCGGACTACAACCTGCTGCTGGTGGCACGCCTCAAGGAGGAACTGCCCGCGGGCATCAACACCGGCATCATCCGCGCCATGGGCGGCAGCGGCTCGGTGGTGACCGCGGCCGGCCTGGTGTTCGCGTTCACCATGATGTCGATGCTCGTCAGCGAGATGACGGTGGTGGCCCAGGTCGGCACCACGATCGGCATGGGTCTGCTGTTCGACACCCTGGTGATCCGGTCGTTCATGACGCCGTCGATCGCGGCGCTGCTGGGCCGGTGGTTCTGGTGGCCGCAGGTGGTGCGTGCCCGTCCCGCGCGCGGCGTTGTCGCGCGGGCGCTCGAGCGCGACAAGGCCGCGACGCACTAG
- the ponA2 gene encoding transglycosylase/D,D-transpeptidase PonA2 gives MSGPPRRSGVTVAKLALHCVLAGFLAMLLLFPVFGGGGMLVMRLSDQVAQDSELVVEGEVPIVSTMVDAAGNPIAWFYQQRRWIVPSERIADTIKLAIVSIEDKRFAEHNGVDLQGTLNGLIGYLRGIDDVRGGSTLEQQYVKNYNLLVKARTQAERRAAVEISPARKLREIRIALALDNALSKGEILTRYLNLVSFGNGAFGVQDAARTYFGVDASQLNWQQAALLAGLVRSTSALNPYTNPDGALSRRNLVLDTMIEYVPDRAAELRAAKATPLGVLPRPDPLPQGCIGARDRAFFCEYALQYLANAGISPDEVARNGYLIRTTLDPVVQDSVKSAVDGIAAPTTRGVASVMSVITPGKTAHRVVAMADNRTYGLDLDAGETMQPQPFSLVGDGAGSIFKIFTTAAALDMGMGINARLDVPGSFAGRGLGSSDTPGCPKETWCVRNARAYSSPMNVTDALAQSPNTAFAKLISQIGVPRAVDMAVRLGLRSYAQPGSASAYTDNPDESIADYVKRQNIGSFTLGPLELNALELSNVGATLASGGMWCPPTPIDKVFDRNGKEVGVETVPCEQAVPEGLANTLANALGKDHTGGTATGAASSVGWALPMSGKTGTTESHRSSAFLGFTNQYAAANYIFDDSSSPSGLCSYPLRKCGDGDLYGGTEPARTWYTAMKPIAEHFGPIAMPPTDPRYVEGGPGSQVPSVTGLKLDAARKKLQDAGFQVAEYPTPVNSSATRGSVVGTTPSGRTIPGSVITINTSTGYVPPPVVVRPPDAPPPPPEGPPPPPNVVLIPGLPPITIPGAPPPPPPPPPPPPPPGTPF, from the coding sequence ATGTCCGGCCCGCCCCGCCGGTCGGGGGTCACGGTTGCCAAGCTGGCGCTGCATTGCGTGCTGGCGGGATTCCTGGCGATGTTGTTGCTGTTCCCCGTCTTCGGCGGCGGCGGCATGCTCGTGATGCGCCTGTCCGACCAGGTGGCGCAGGATTCGGAATTGGTTGTCGAGGGCGAGGTGCCCATCGTGTCGACGATGGTCGATGCGGCAGGCAATCCGATCGCGTGGTTCTATCAGCAGCGGCGGTGGATCGTGCCCAGCGAGCGGATCGCCGACACCATTAAACTGGCGATCGTCTCGATCGAGGACAAACGCTTCGCCGAACACAACGGTGTCGACCTGCAGGGAACCCTCAACGGGCTCATCGGGTATCTGCGCGGTATCGACGACGTGCGGGGCGGTTCCACCCTCGAGCAGCAGTACGTCAAGAACTACAACCTGTTGGTTAAGGCCAGGACCCAGGCCGAACGTCGTGCCGCCGTCGAGATCAGCCCGGCCCGCAAGCTGCGCGAGATCCGGATCGCGCTGGCGCTGGACAACGCGTTGTCCAAGGGCGAGATCCTGACCCGCTACCTCAATCTCGTGTCGTTCGGGAACGGTGCGTTCGGGGTGCAGGACGCGGCGCGGACGTACTTCGGGGTCGACGCGTCGCAACTCAACTGGCAGCAGGCGGCGCTTCTCGCGGGCCTGGTGCGGTCCACCAGCGCGCTCAACCCCTACACCAACCCCGACGGCGCGTTGTCACGCCGGAACCTCGTACTGGACACCATGATCGAGTACGTGCCCGACCGTGCGGCCGAACTGCGCGCGGCCAAGGCCACACCGCTCGGCGTGCTGCCCCGCCCCGATCCGTTGCCGCAGGGCTGCATCGGTGCGCGCGACCGCGCATTCTTCTGCGAGTACGCGCTTCAGTACCTGGCGAACGCGGGGATCAGCCCCGACGAGGTCGCGCGCAACGGCTACCTGATCCGCACCACGCTCGACCCCGTCGTGCAGGACAGCGTGAAATCGGCGGTCGACGGTATCGCGGCGCCCACCACACGTGGCGTCGCGAGCGTGATGAGCGTGATCACGCCGGGCAAGACCGCGCACCGTGTGGTCGCGATGGCCGACAACCGCACGTACGGACTGGATCTCGACGCGGGCGAGACCATGCAACCGCAGCCCTTCTCGCTCGTCGGCGACGGCGCCGGGTCGATCTTCAAGATCTTCACCACCGCCGCGGCGCTCGACATGGGGATGGGGATCAACGCCCGGCTCGACGTGCCGGGGAGCTTCGCGGGCCGCGGGCTGGGAAGCAGCGACACCCCCGGCTGCCCCAAGGAGACCTGGTGCGTGAGGAACGCCCGGGCCTACAGCTCACCCATGAACGTCACCGACGCGCTGGCCCAGTCCCCCAACACCGCGTTCGCCAAACTGATCTCACAGATCGGGGTGCCCCGCGCGGTCGACATGGCGGTCCGGCTGGGGCTGCGGTCCTACGCCCAGCCAGGCAGCGCCTCGGCGTACACCGACAATCCCGACGAGAGCATCGCCGACTATGTGAAGCGCCAGAACATCGGATCGTTCACGCTCGGGCCGCTCGAGCTCAACGCGCTCGAACTGTCCAACGTCGGCGCGACCCTGGCCTCCGGCGGCATGTGGTGTCCCCCGACACCCATCGACAAGGTCTTCGACCGCAACGGCAAAGAGGTGGGTGTGGAGACCGTGCCGTGCGAGCAGGCGGTGCCCGAAGGTCTCGCCAACACGCTGGCCAACGCCCTCGGCAAGGACCACACCGGCGGAACCGCAACGGGGGCAGCATCTTCGGTGGGCTGGGCGCTGCCCATGTCGGGCAAGACCGGAACCACCGAATCGCACCGTTCCTCGGCGTTCCTCGGGTTCACCAACCAATATGCCGCGGCCAACTACATTTTCGACGACTCCTCCTCACCGTCGGGTCTGTGTTCCTATCCGCTGCGCAAGTGCGGTGACGGTGACCTGTACGGCGGTACCGAACCGGCACGGACGTGGTACACGGCGATGAAGCCGATCGCCGAGCACTTCGGCCCGATCGCCATGCCGCCGACCGACCCGCGGTACGTCGAGGGCGGTCCGGGCAGCCAGGTGCCCAGCGTCACCGGGCTGAAACTCGACGCGGCCCGCAAGAAGTTGCAGGACGCGGGCTTCCAGGTCGCCGAATACCCCACGCCGGTCAACAGTTCCGCCACCAGAGGCTCGGTCGTCGGCACCACCCCGAGCGGACGGACCATCCCCGGGTCGGTCATCACCATCAACACCAGCACGGGTTATGTGCCGCCCCCGGTGGTGGTACGACCACCCGACGCGCCGCCGCCACCGCCCGAGGGACCTCCGCCGCCGCCCAATGTCGTGCTGATCCCCGGACTTCCGCCGATCACCATCCCCGGTGCGCCGCCGCCCCCTCCACCGCCACCACCACCGCCTCCACCGCCGGGTACGCCGTTCTGA
- a CDS encoding ABC transporter substrate-binding protein — MAALTLAGCGGTTGGDESASDGNPVSGGSIVYATDREPTCLDPHNFGDMPQTYVARQYLDSLVSERPDGSVVPWLAESWEVSPDGLTYTFKIKQGVKFHDGTPLDAEAVKANFEHILDPATESATDAGYLRPYYESSRAIDPSTFELKLKTPYSALLPVLSQAFFGIQSPEAMARGLEENCQSPVGTGPFIVKTWNRGQSVELDRNPDYNSAPADAKHQGPAYLDHISWKFIEDGSVRAAAVQGRDADIIFNPPPQQVAALKADPNLATQEFTHTGLPNGIALNTSRAPFDDTKVRQAFIHGSNAEAAVTSAYLGVYEWEHGPVSSTTPHYKDLRSFYAYDKDKAGKLLDEAGWTQRDADGYRTKDGKRLTAELVYSADTGDTPPADVTLFQNIQSAEKEIGFDVVLKPLPQDQYFAAFSDKNAYDGLTGAYWNSPTPAVLSIVFSSDSLKAAPGNNMSWVENPKIDELVRAAAATTDTAEQERLYGQTQDIIAEEAYQLGLYPVLTRLVAKKKLKDVWIEPSEGEPVLHDAWLAP; from the coding sequence GTGGCCGCCCTGACCCTCGCAGGTTGTGGTGGCACCACCGGCGGCGACGAGTCCGCATCCGACGGGAACCCGGTGAGCGGGGGCTCCATCGTCTACGCGACCGACCGCGAACCCACATGCCTGGATCCCCACAACTTCGGTGACATGCCGCAGACCTACGTCGCCCGCCAGTACCTCGACAGCCTGGTCTCCGAACGTCCCGACGGTTCGGTGGTGCCGTGGCTCGCCGAATCCTGGGAGGTGTCCCCCGACGGCCTCACCTACACCTTCAAGATCAAGCAGGGAGTGAAGTTCCACGACGGCACCCCGCTGGATGCCGAGGCCGTCAAGGCGAACTTCGAGCACATCCTCGACCCCGCCACCGAGTCGGCCACCGACGCTGGCTATCTGCGGCCCTACTACGAGAGCTCGCGCGCGATCGACCCGTCGACATTCGAGCTCAAGCTCAAGACACCGTATTCGGCGCTGCTGCCGGTGCTCTCGCAGGCCTTCTTCGGCATCCAGTCGCCCGAGGCCATGGCCCGCGGCCTCGAGGAGAACTGCCAGTCCCCCGTCGGCACCGGCCCGTTCATCGTCAAGACATGGAACCGCGGCCAGAGCGTCGAACTCGACCGCAACCCCGACTACAACTCGGCACCCGCCGACGCCAAGCACCAGGGCCCGGCCTACCTCGACCACATCAGCTGGAAGTTCATCGAGGACGGTTCGGTGCGGGCGGCCGCCGTGCAGGGCCGCGACGCCGACATCATCTTCAACCCGCCACCACAGCAGGTCGCCGCGCTCAAGGCCGACCCCAACCTGGCGACGCAGGAGTTCACCCACACGGGTCTGCCGAACGGCATCGCGCTCAACACCTCCCGCGCGCCGTTCGACGACACCAAAGTGCGCCAGGCGTTCATCCACGGCTCCAACGCCGAGGCGGCCGTGACGAGCGCCTATCTCGGTGTCTACGAATGGGAGCACGGCCCGGTCTCGTCGACCACGCCGCACTACAAGGACCTGCGCAGCTTCTACGCCTACGACAAGGACAAGGCCGGCAAGCTGCTCGACGAGGCCGGCTGGACACAGCGTGACGCCGACGGTTACCGCACCAAAGACGGCAAACGCCTGACCGCCGAACTGGTCTACTCGGCCGACACCGGCGACACCCCACCCGCGGATGTGACGCTGTTCCAGAACATCCAGTCCGCGGAGAAGGAGATCGGCTTCGACGTCGTGCTCAAACCGTTGCCGCAGGACCAGTACTTCGCGGCGTTCTCCGACAAGAACGCCTACGACGGGCTCACCGGCGCGTACTGGAACAGCCCCACCCCGGCCGTGCTGTCCATCGTGTTCTCGTCCGACTCGCTCAAGGCCGCACCCGGCAACAACATGAGCTGGGTCGAGAACCCGAAGATCGACGAGCTGGTCCGCGCGGCGGCGGCCACCACGGATACCGCCGAGCAGGAACGCCTTTACGGCCAGACACAGGACATCATCGCCGAGGAGGCCTACCAGCTGGGCCTGTACCCGGTGCTCACGCGCCTGGTCGCCAAGAAGAAGCTCAAGGACGTCTGGATCGAGCCGTCCGAGGGTGAGCCGGTGCTGCACGACGCCTGGTTGGCACCGTGA